A genomic window from Actinomycetota bacterium includes:
- a CDS encoding RDD family protein, which yields MNQEEIKKEEEIIEEVKEVEEAVEEKVVEYKKADVFKRFVAYLIDAILASVVSLIPVVGGLVAGTYMLLRDGFDFMQNRSLGKMAVNLKPIVVETGANCDLQTSAKRNWPFAIGYFLVAIPVVGWIFAVLLCIPLLIYVIIEAVLVFTDEKGLRFGDKMAGTQVIEL from the coding sequence TTGAACCAAGAAGAGATTAAAAAAGAAGAGGAGATAATTGAAGAAGTAAAAGAGGTAGAAGAAGCTGTAGAAGAAAAAGTTGTAGAATATAAAAAAGCAGATGTTTTTAAAAGATTTGTTGCTTATTTAATTGATGCGATTCTAGCAAGTGTTGTAAGTCTAATACCAGTTGTTGGTGGATTAGTAGCTGGCACATATATGCTTTTACGTGATGGCTTTGACTTTATGCAAAATAGAAGTCTTGGAAAGATGGCTGTTAATTTAAAACCTATAGTAGTAGAGACAGGTGCTAATTGCGATCTTCAAACATCTGCAAAGAGGAATTGGCCCTTTGCAATAGGATATTTTTTAGTAGCAATACCTGTAGTTGGATGGATATTTGCAGTACTACTCTGTATACCTCTGTTAATTTATGTGATTATTGAAGCAGTACTTGTTTTTACTGATGAGAAAGGACTAAGGTTTGGGGATAAGATGGCTGGAACACAGGTTATAGAATTATAG
- a CDS encoding DUF4190 domain-containing protein, whose amino-acid sequence MQEKEFSQEMELETEMKLKEQPKPEISEASIDTSIYPPDKASGRAIAALVLGIAAVTIGCCFYLNILLGPAALIVGILEYSAINRGKASIKGKGFAITGIILGIIGISLGLFSIFLMTFGKPLLNRLMDYLYGESLQY is encoded by the coding sequence TTGCAAGAAAAAGAATTTTCACAAGAAATGGAATTAGAAACTGAAATGAAACTGAAAGAACAGCCCAAACCAGAAATTAGTGAAGCTTCTATAGATACTTCAATTTATCCACCTGATAAAGCAAGTGGAAGGGCAATTGCAGCTTTGGTTCTGGGAATAGCAGCAGTAACAATTGGTTGTTGCTTTTATCTTAATATTCTTTTAGGACCAGCTGCATTAATAGTTGGAATTTTAGAATACAGTGCTATAAATAGGGGTAAGGCTTCAATAAAGGGGAAAGGATTTGCCATAACTGGGATAATTTTGGGTATAATAGGAATATCTTTGGGTCTTTTTAGTATATTTTTAATGACCTTTGGAAAACCACTTTTAAATAGATTAATGGATTATCTTTATGGAGAATCATTGCAATATTAA
- the htpX gene encoding zinc metalloprotease HtpX, which produces MNIINYGKTFMLMAILTIIFVLIGSAVGGKNGGIYGLILAGLMNLGSYFFSDKIVLGMYRAKPLSYNEAPQLHEMVEKLRQSAGLPMPKIAIIPTKVPNAFATGRNPQNAVVAVTQGITEFLNREELEGVLGHELAHVKNRDILTMTIAATLAGAISMISRMGMYSGYGDSDDRGSGSGGNFLIALVGPIAAMLIQMAISRAREYEADKAGAEISGKPEALASALNKLSQAAKMMRMRVNPSTAHLFIVNPLSGGGLMTLFSTHPPAAERIKRLLEIARQMGRIQ; this is translated from the coding sequence ATGAATATAATAAATTATGGAAAAACTTTTATGCTAATGGCTATCTTGACCATTATTTTTGTTCTTATTGGTAGTGCAGTTGGAGGAAAAAATGGTGGTATATATGGCCTTATTTTAGCTGGATTAATGAACTTAGGATCCTATTTCTTTTCTGACAAGATCGTGTTAGGAATGTATAGAGCTAAACCTCTTTCATATAATGAAGCTCCACAGCTGCATGAAATGGTGGAAAAATTAAGGCAAAGTGCTGGACTTCCAATGCCTAAGATTGCTATCATTCCAACTAAGGTTCCCAATGCATTTGCTACTGGAAGAAACCCCCAAAATGCAGTAGTAGCTGTTACTCAAGGGATAACAGAGTTTTTAAATAGAGAGGAGCTTGAGGGAGTTCTTGGTCATGAACTTGCTCATGTAAAAAACAGAGATATTTTAACTATGACAATAGCTGCAACATTGGCTGGTGCTATAAGTATGATCAGCAGAATGGGAATGTATAGTGGTTATGGTGATAGCGATGATAGAGGAAGCGGTTCAGGTGGTAACTTTTTAATAGCATTAGTTGGTCCAATAGCAGCAATGCTAATTCAGATGGCAATATCAAGAGCACGTGAATATGAAGCAGATAAAGCTGGGGCAGAGATTTCAGGAAAGCCCGAAGCTTTAGCATCAGCTTTAAATAAATTATCACAAGCAGCTAAGATGATGCGTATGAGGGTGAATCCATCTACTGCACATCTTTTTATAGTGAATCCATTAAGTGGTGGTGGTCTGATGACGCTGTTTTCAACTCACCCTCCAGCAGCTGAGAGAATAAAAAGGCTATTGGAAATAGCAAGACAGATGGGAAGAATCCAATAA
- a CDS encoding DUF2085 domain-containing protein — protein sequence MDLYYEILNYFGSAVCHQIIERSLTYKNLTMPLCSRCTGIYFSFLISFISCLILNRKYRDFISKRYVIFGIISIILMGIEVFIEFFNLLSLTNQIRLLTGVLVGNFLGLISSEAFLKISSLNSNSKEKSKSVYIFIFWLILPFVDFIIINYLFIKFIGLFFLLATLLIISEILFFSLVIYLFIQSVFTKPIINRKEISLSGKIFISLVLSISLLLTLAFLRSHFFKIT from the coding sequence ATGGATTTATATTACGAAATATTAAACTATTTTGGTTCAGCTGTCTGCCATCAGATTATAGAACGCTCCCTTACATATAAAAACTTAACCATGCCATTATGTTCCCGATGTACTGGTATATATTTCAGTTTTTTAATCTCATTCATATCCTGTCTAATATTAAATAGAAAATATAGAGATTTTATATCAAAACGTTATGTTATTTTTGGGATAATCTCTATTATTTTAATGGGAATTGAAGTTTTTATAGAATTCTTTAATTTATTATCTCTTACAAATCAGATAAGGCTTTTAACTGGGGTTTTAGTTGGAAATTTTTTAGGTTTGATATCATCAGAAGCCTTTTTAAAAATTAGTAGCTTGAATTCAAATTCAAAAGAGAAATCAAAGTCAGTTTATATTTTTATATTCTGGTTAATTCTTCCCTTTGTTGATTTTATAATAATAAATTATTTATTTATAAAGTTCATAGGGCTCTTTTTCTTATTAGCAACTTTATTAATAATCTCAGAAATTTTATTTTTTTCATTAGTTATCTATCTATTTATCCAGTCTGTATTTACTAAGCCGATAATTAATAGAAAAGAAATATCCTTATCTGGAAAAATATTTATATCATTAGTATTATCGATTTCTCTCCTTTTAACCCTTGCTTTCCTAAGAAGTCATTTTTTTAAGATTACTTAA
- a CDS encoding methylated-DNA--[protein]-cysteine S-methyltransferase: MENIYVSNIESNIGKIFIASSDKGLIKVSLDCSKEDFIKSLENKYSSNSHKSGIVFNYNKNSSKIYLSNYKNKKILNQIKSYLIGDLKKFNINIDIKLTDFQKKVLNVVKRIEYGKVKSYRQIAKEIKKPGASRAVGNAIAKNPIPIAIPCHRVVKSDGTIGGFGGKVNRVDIKRKLLKIEGLELK; this comes from the coding sequence ATGGAAAACATATATGTTTCAAATATAGAATCTAATATAGGGAAGATATTTATAGCGTCATCAGATAAAGGACTTATAAAAGTAAGTTTGGATTGTAGTAAAGAAGATTTTATAAAATCTTTGGAAAATAAATACAGCTCAAATTCACATAAATCAGGAATTGTATTTAATTATAATAAGAACAGCTCAAAGATTTACTTAAGTAATTATAAAAATAAAAAAATATTAAATCAAATAAAGAGTTATTTGATAGGAGATTTAAAGAAATTTAATATTAATATTGATATAAAATTAACTGATTTTCAAAAAAAGGTTCTTAATGTAGTTAAAAGAATTGAGTATGGCAAGGTTAAATCTTACAGACAAATAGCAAAGGAGATAAAAAAACCAGGAGCAAGTCGAGCTGTTGGGAATGCAATTGCAAAAAACCCTATTCCGATAGCCATTCCATGCCATAGAGTTGTAAAAAGTGATGGAACAATTGGAGGCTTTGGAGGCAAAGTGAATCGAGTGGATATAAAAAGAAAGTTACTTAAAATAGAAGGTCTGGAATTAAAGTAA
- a CDS encoding archease → MIRFRTLDHTADIGIKAYGETLEKLFRNTALGMFSIITDLDKVKSSRNFYIQVKGEDEENLLIKWLNELLYLFDTEYCLFNRFDIKINEISDYNSYKEKSYELKNNKECKEIKNNCYCEGQGPEAISNESDKKINKFNNSSKHKENDENKKLLLKAVAWGEKVDLKKHPIKISIKGATYHKLEIKKNEIYIASIFFDV, encoded by the coding sequence TTGATTAGGTTTCGGACATTAGATCATACTGCTGATATAGGAATAAAAGCTTATGGTGAGACATTAGAAAAGCTATTTCGCAATACTGCATTAGGGATGTTCTCCATTATAACAGATTTGGATAAAGTTAAATCATCCAGAAATTTTTATATCCAAGTCAAAGGAGAGGATGAAGAAAATCTACTAATTAAATGGCTAAATGAACTTTTATACCTTTTTGACACAGAATACTGTCTATTCAATAGATTTGATATAAAAATAAATGAAATTTCTGATTATAATTCATACAAAGAAAAATCTTATGAGCTAAAAAATAATAAAGAGTGCAAAGAAATAAAAAATAATTGTTATTGCGAGGGACAGGGTCCCGAAGCAATCTCTAATGAATCGGATAAAAAAATAAATAAATTTAATAACTCTTCAAAACACAAAGAGAATGATGAAAATAAAAAGCTGTTGTTAAAAGCAGTAGCCTGGGGTGAAAAGGTAGACCTAAAAAAACACCCTATAAAGATAAGCATAAAAGGTGCTACATATCATAAATTAGAAATTAAAAAAAATGAAATATACATAGCCTCAATTTTTTTCGATGTCTAA
- a CDS encoding RtcB family protein — protein MIKLRYEVNKISDYKWEIPKGQKEGMKVPCIVFANEDLLIKADQDNALEQVVNVATLPGVVKASFAMPDLHWGYGFPIGGVAAMDMETGVISPGGVGFDISCGVRMLKTNLTKDDLIPVMEKLMYELNRNVPKGVGVGGKLRLSKDELSKLVTQGVDWAIKKGYGWSEDKLYVEDRGRMPDANPNKVSFKALKRGQSQVGTLGAGNHYLEIQVVDRVFNEKLAEVFDLKEGQITVMIHCGSRGFGHQVCSDYIEVMRRVVARERYKLPDRQLGCAPINSKEGRDYYQAMSCAVNYAVTNRHVIGHWVRENFERIFNKSAEKLGMNLIYDVSHNIAKFEKHKFDDKEKILCVHRKGATRAFGPGHPDLPEKYKSYGQPVIIGGTMGTASYLLIGTEKSMKESFGSTCHGAGRVMSRGKAKRLFRGDDLKRELESGGIKIISDHMSGLAEEAPKAYKDVNEIVDVTHNVGISTKVVRLKPLGVLKG, from the coding sequence ATGATAAAACTTAGATATGAAGTAAATAAAATTTCCGATTACAAATGGGAAATTCCCAAGGGACAGAAAGAGGGAATGAAAGTTCCTTGCATAGTCTTTGCCAATGAAGACCTACTTATAAAAGCTGACCAGGATAATGCTTTAGAACAGGTTGTAAATGTTGCTACACTTCCTGGTGTTGTGAAAGCATCATTTGCCATGCCAGATCTTCATTGGGGATACGGTTTTCCAATTGGTGGCGTTGCTGCTATGGACATGGAAACTGGCGTTATTTCACCTGGTGGTGTGGGTTTTGATATCTCATGCGGGGTAAGGATGCTTAAAACTAATTTAACAAAGGATGATCTAATACCTGTGATGGAAAAGCTCATGTATGAATTGAATAGAAATGTACCCAAAGGAGTAGGAGTTGGAGGGAAATTAAGATTGAGCAAAGATGAACTTTCAAAATTAGTAACCCAGGGTGTAGATTGGGCTATTAAAAAAGGTTATGGTTGGAGTGAGGACAAACTTTATGTAGAAGATAGGGGAAGGATGCCAGATGCAAATCCCAACAAAGTTAGCTTCAAAGCTTTAAAAAGAGGACAAAGTCAGGTAGGAACATTAGGTGCGGGAAATCATTATTTAGAGATTCAGGTTGTAGATCGAGTTTTTAATGAGAAATTGGCAGAAGTTTTTGATTTAAAAGAAGGTCAGATTACAGTTATGATACATTGTGGTTCAAGAGGATTCGGTCACCAGGTATGCTCTGATTATATTGAGGTTATGAGAAGAGTAGTTGCAAGAGAAAGATATAAACTACCAGATAGACAATTAGGTTGTGCCCCTATAAATAGTAAGGAAGGAAGAGATTATTATCAAGCAATGTCATGTGCAGTTAATTACGCTGTAACCAATAGACATGTTATAGGTCATTGGGTGAGAGAGAACTTTGAGCGTATTTTTAATAAGAGTGCTGAAAAATTGGGTATGAATCTAATCTATGATGTCTCTCACAATATAGCAAAATTTGAGAAGCACAAATTTGATGATAAAGAAAAAATATTATGTGTGCACAGGAAGGGGGCTACTCGAGCATTTGGACCAGGCCACCCCGATCTTCCAGAAAAGTATAAATCTTATGGACAGCCAGTTATAATTGGTGGAACTATGGGAACTGCCTCCTATCTACTCATTGGGACTGAAAAGAGCATGAAGGAAAGTTTTGGCTCAACATGTCATGGTGCTGGAAGAGTGATGAGTAGAGGAAAAGCGAAAAGATTATTTAGAGGAGATGATCTAAAAAGAGAGCTTGAGTCTGGAGGGATAAAAATTATATCTGATCACATGTCAGGTTTAGCAGAAGAGGCTCCAAAAGCATACAAGGATGTAAATGAAATAGTCGATGTAACTCATAATGTTGGAATATCAACCAAAGTAGTAAGACTTAAACCACTTGGTGTTCTAAAAGGGTAA
- a CDS encoding SagB/ThcOx family dehydrogenase, with product MEIYIKRQFSLKIILKLLLITVVVLTVVFTNIGCNILVTRNEEEHKENEESEDVDFQEIISLPEPKIKGEMSLEEAIKDRRSIRSFDEKDLNLEQISQLLWAAQGITDERGHRASPSAGALYPLELYIVKKDGAYHYIPEGHKLEMILKGDLRKKLKDACLGQQWIEEAPINIVITGIYKRTTVKYGERGIRYVHLEAGHACQNILLQSISLGLGAVPVGGFHDREVQEILNLEENYIPFFVIPIGYKK from the coding sequence ATGGAAATTTATATAAAAAGACAATTTTCATTAAAAATTATTCTGAAATTACTATTAATTACTGTAGTTGTATTAACTGTTGTTTTTACAAATATTGGGTGCAATATTTTAGTTACCAGAAATGAAGAAGAACATAAAGAAAATGAGGAATCAGAAGACGTTGATTTTCAAGAGATAATTAGTCTTCCTGAACCAAAAATAAAGGGTGAAATGAGTTTAGAGGAAGCAATTAAAGATAGAAGGTCTATTAGAAGTTTTGACGAAAAAGATCTTAACCTAGAACAGATTTCACAACTTCTATGGGCAGCACAGGGAATAACTGATGAAAGAGGTCACAGAGCTTCTCCTTCTGCGGGCGCCCTTTATCCTCTTGAGCTCTATATTGTTAAGAAAGATGGTGCATATCATTACATACCAGAGGGACACAAGTTGGAGATGATATTAAAAGGGGACTTAAGGAAAAAGTTAAAAGATGCTTGTTTGGGGCAACAATGGATTGAGGAAGCACCAATTAATATAGTGATTACAGGAATATATAAAAGAACCACAGTAAAGTATGGGGAAAGAGGAATTAGATATGTTCATTTAGAAGCAGGACATGCATGCCAAAATATTTTGCTCCAGTCGATATCCTTAGGATTAGGAGCTGTACCTGTTGGTGGTTTTCATGATAGGGAAGTTCAAGAAATATTAAATTTAGAGGAAAATTATATCCCATTCTTTGTAATTCCAATAGGCTATAAGAAATAA
- the gyrA gene encoding DNA gyrase subunit A: MVKQIVSKVKPVDIEEEMKKSYLDYSMSVIVGRALPDVRDGLKPVHRRILYAMYDMGITNDKPHKKSARITGECFVKDTLVLTDRGLIQIKNIKCGDKIYTQNGLGTVTKLYEMPEKKLLKVTLENGLSNIVTPSQKFKVLTPEWKFEWKDAKDLNYDFITIRATYPKIKENVKLKTAQSHQTKHLNENIGYLLGLFLSDGSISNDYGSKKLPRLSFYGSKEVIENVTSIFKQEFDYTPTIELKKGVSNNLYFIRINRKNINEFFVSNFSLEGVNALKKKISEQIFNSPENVIFAFISGLIEGDGSIHKNRCTIHYGSISEKIIDQLMIILQHYGIFSSKYINKNIKSHYVCGRKVIARHPFYYLEIQGKNAVNLAKKLKLINRKKQERVHRIAAIKRKDIGFRYDIVPYAGEKIFKELSKYHRGGGWYKDINENKFRRGIKYNGGCKIRYSKNLHEKPLRKSQIIKLGIKAKLKRVGSDLNNFVEEIIHDDIYFMKVSSIEEVEPQKTYDIEVEKEHEFIANSMISHNCLGKYHPHGDTAVYDALVRMAQDFSLRYLLIDGHGNFGSVDGDNPAAMRYTEARLSSLSMEMIRDINKDTVEFVDNFDGSLKEPEVLPCKFPNLLINGSSGIAVGMATNMPPHNLNEAVDGIIAYIDDPKISLKNLMKKIKGPDFPTGGLILGMGGIKEAYETGKGKITVRAKTHLETMKSKKKRIVITELPYQVNKANLIRKIAELVRGKKIEGIYDLRDESDRSGMRVVIELKKESQPYVILNNLYKHTQLQDTFGIINIALIDGVPKLITIHELIDNYIKHQFNVVIRLTKYELRKAKTRAHILDGILIALANLDKVIKLIKTSKTVSQARQRLIKNFKLTTIQAQAILDMKLQRLTGLERDKVQKEHKQLLEKVEYCGKVLSDEKLVYQIIKKDLRDIVKRFGDERRTIITPTEEDIDIEDLIAEEDMIVTITHSGYIKRIPITTYRKQRRGGIGVMGMNLKEDDFVKHLFISSTHQYMLFFTNRGKVYKIKTYELPTGGRTSKGKSIRNFFNFSYNERIEMVITTDNFKFKEFIIMVTKNGLIKKTELSQYKNASKGGLIAINLKKKDEIVGVSRIKPKEEVILISANGKGIRFGENQIRSTSRNTMGVRAMRLNKGDRILGMGIATDDTDLLLITKKGYGKRTAISEYKVQRRGGKGVIAIKTDSKTGKLIGCKVVRKNNELVLISNDGTLIRVSVDSIRKVGRQARGVKVMKLREGDKVSSLAKVTGG, translated from the coding sequence TTGGTAAAGCAAATAGTTAGTAAAGTAAAACCTGTTGATATAGAAGAAGAAATGAAGAAATCATATCTTGATTATTCAATGAGTGTGATTGTTGGAAGAGCCCTTCCTGATGTTAGAGATGGATTAAAACCTGTTCATCGAAGAATTCTTTATGCGATGTATGATATGGGCATAACAAATGATAAACCTCATAAAAAAAGTGCAAGAATCACAGGTGAATGTTTTGTTAAAGATACTCTAGTATTAACTGATAGGGGCTTAATCCAAATTAAAAATATAAAATGTGGAGATAAAATTTATACACAAAATGGATTGGGAACAGTTACAAAATTATATGAAATGCCAGAAAAAAAATTATTAAAGGTAACACTCGAAAACGGTCTTTCTAATATTGTTACCCCTTCACAAAAATTTAAGGTCTTAACTCCTGAATGGAAATTTGAATGGAAAGATGCAAAAGACTTAAATTATGATTTCATTACCATAAGAGCTACATATCCAAAAATTAAAGAAAATGTAAAATTAAAAACAGCTCAATCACATCAGACCAAGCACTTAAATGAAAATATTGGATATCTATTAGGACTTTTTTTATCTGATGGTTCTATATCCAATGATTATGGCAGTAAGAAACTTCCAAGACTAAGCTTCTATGGCAGTAAAGAAGTTATAGAAAATGTTACCTCTATTTTTAAACAAGAGTTTGATTATACTCCAACCATTGAATTAAAAAAAGGTGTCTCAAACAACTTATATTTTATAAGAATAAATAGAAAAAATATAAATGAATTCTTTGTATCTAATTTTAGTTTAGAGGGAGTTAATGCACTAAAGAAAAAAATTTCAGAACAGATATTTAATTCTCCAGAAAATGTAATATTTGCTTTTATCTCTGGATTAATTGAAGGAGATGGTTCAATTCATAAAAATAGGTGTACAATCCATTACGGTTCAATTTCTGAGAAAATAATAGATCAATTAATGATTATTCTTCAACATTATGGAATATTTAGCTCTAAATACATAAATAAAAATATAAAAAGTCATTATGTTTGTGGTAGAAAAGTTATTGCGCGACACCCTTTTTATTATTTAGAGATACAGGGGAAAAATGCAGTTAATCTGGCTAAAAAACTTAAGTTAATTAACAGAAAAAAACAAGAACGTGTTCACAGAATAGCAGCTATTAAAAGGAAAGATATAGGATTTCGATATGATATTGTTCCTTATGCTGGAGAAAAAATATTTAAAGAATTAAGCAAATACCATCGTGGAGGGGGATGGTATAAGGATATCAATGAAAATAAATTCAGAAGGGGAATTAAATATAATGGGGGTTGTAAAATAAGGTATTCTAAGAACCTTCATGAAAAGCCATTAAGAAAATCACAAATTATAAAACTGGGTATCAAAGCTAAATTGAAAAGGGTAGGTTCAGATCTAAATAATTTCGTAGAAGAGATTATCCACGATGACATATATTTTATGAAGGTATCTTCTATAGAAGAGGTTGAACCACAAAAAACTTATGATATAGAAGTAGAAAAAGAACATGAATTTATAGCAAATAGCATGATTTCTCATAATTGTCTTGGGAAATATCATCCACATGGTGATACCGCGGTCTATGATGCTTTGGTCAGGATGGCTCAAGATTTTTCTTTAAGATATTTACTAATTGATGGGCATGGTAATTTTGGTTCAGTTGATGGTGATAATCCAGCTGCCATGAGATATACTGAGGCAAGATTATCATCTCTTAGTATGGAGATGATAAGAGACATTAACAAAGATACCGTTGAATTTGTTGACAATTTTGATGGTAGCTTGAAGGAGCCAGAGGTACTACCCTGCAAATTTCCAAACCTTCTCATAAATGGCTCATCAGGTATTGCTGTAGGTATGGCTACAAATATGCCACCACATAATTTAAATGAGGCTGTAGACGGAATTATTGCATATATAGATGATCCAAAAATATCTTTAAAAAATCTAATGAAGAAAATAAAGGGCCCCGATTTTCCAACAGGTGGGTTGATTTTAGGAATGGGGGGTATAAAGGAAGCATATGAAACGGGAAAGGGTAAAATAACTGTGAGGGCAAAGACTCACCTTGAAACCATGAAGAGTAAGAAAAAAAGGATTGTTATAACTGAGCTTCCATATCAAGTCAACAAAGCAAATCTAATTAGAAAAATAGCAGAATTAGTGAGAGGGAAAAAAATTGAAGGAATATATGATTTAAGAGATGAATCTGATAGAAGCGGGATGAGGGTAGTTATTGAGCTAAAAAAGGAATCTCAACCTTATGTAATTCTAAATAATCTATATAAACATACTCAACTTCAAGATACTTTCGGAATAATAAATATTGCACTGATAGATGGTGTTCCCAAGCTTATAACAATACATGAACTAATCGATAACTATATAAAACATCAATTCAATGTTGTAATAAGATTAACAAAATATGAACTAAGAAAAGCTAAAACCAGAGCTCATATATTAGATGGCATACTCATAGCCTTGGCTAACCTGGATAAAGTAATTAAACTTATAAAGACGAGTAAGACGGTTTCTCAAGCAAGACAGAGATTAATAAAAAACTTTAAGCTAACAACAATTCAGGCACAAGCAATTTTGGATATGAAACTTCAGAGATTAACAGGACTTGAGAGAGACAAAGTTCAAAAGGAGCACAAACAGTTATTAGAAAAGGTTGAATACTGTGGAAAGGTTCTTAGTGATGAAAAACTAGTGTATCAAATCATTAAAAAAGACTTGAGAGATATTGTTAAAAGATTCGGTGATGAGAGAAGAACTATCATAACTCCAACAGAAGAAGACATAGATATTGAAGACCTAATTGCCGAGGAAGACATGATAGTGACAATAACTCATTCTGGATATATAAAGAGAATACCAATTACTACTTATAGAAAGCAGAGGAGGGGTGGAATAGGAGTTATGGGAATGAATCTAAAAGAGGATGACTTTGTTAAACACCTCTTTATAAGCTCTACTCACCAATATATGCTGTTTTTTACAAATAGGGGTAAGGTTTATAAGATTAAGACTTATGAACTTCCAACTGGAGGTAGAACTTCAAAGGGCAAGTCTATCAGGAATTTTTTTAACTTTAGTTATAATGAGAGAATTGAGATGGTTATCACCACTGATAATTTTAAATTTAAAGAATTCATTATAATGGTCACTAAAAATGGTTTAATAAAAAAGACGGAACTTTCTCAATACAAAAATGCAAGTAAAGGTGGTCTAATTGCAATAAATCTAAAAAAGAAAGATGAAATAGTTGGTGTTTCAAGAATAAAGCCGAAAGAAGAAGTAATTCTAATATCAGCAAATGGGAAAGGAATAAGATTCGGAGAAAATCAGATACGATCAACATCAAGAAACACTATGGGTGTAAGAGCAATGAGACTTAACAAGGGTGATAGAATACTTGGAATGGGAATCGCTACTGATGATACAGATCTATTATTGATTACTAAAAAAGGCTATGGAAAGAGAACAGCCATCTCTGAATATAAAGTACAGAGAAGAGGCGGGAAAGGAGTTATTGCAATTAAAACTGATTCAAAAACTGGGAAACTTATTGGGTGCAAGGTAGTTAGAAAAAACAATGAACTGGTCTTAATATCAAATGATGGAACTCTCATAAGAGTGTCTGTTGATAGTATAAGAAAAGTTGGTAGGCAAGCAAGAGGGGTCAAAGTGATGAAATTAAGAGAAGGGGATAAAGTAAGTTCTTTAGCAAAAGTAACAGGGGGTTAA